In the Oryza glaberrima chromosome 6, OglaRS2, whole genome shotgun sequence genome, one interval contains:
- the LOC127775572 gene encoding uncharacterized protein LOC127775572 has product MARPNVRCSEIESESSAILPEKKVVIGGGGGGNGEVAERQARAIIRMAKRALEEEEEAGGGGGGGEGKLSMKRSMEWFLETRRKRMAAAADAGVHRGRAGECGSSSSCSN; this is encoded by the coding sequence ATGGCGAGGCCGAACGTGCGGTGCAGCGAGATCGAGAGCGAGAGCTCGGCGATTCtgccggagaagaaggtggtcatcggtggcggcggcggcggcaatggcgaggtGGCGGAGAGGCAGGCGAGGGCGATCATAAGAATGGCGAAGAGGGcattggaggaggaagaggaggcgggcggcggcggcggcggcggcgaagggaagCTGTCGATGAAGAGGTCGATGGAGTGGTTCTTGGAGaccaggaggaagaggatggcggcggcggcggacgccggtGTCCAtcgcggccgcgccggcgagtgtggctcgtcgtcgtcttgcTCCAACTAG